A stretch of Geomonas oryzisoli DNA encodes these proteins:
- a CDS encoding DUF1003 domain-containing protein yields MRESDSDQSMASVVNRNIAALLERRQAEERTKSAQERLADAITSFTGSMPFVYIHLVLFGGWILVNLGWITILPRFDPTFVVLAMFASVEAIFLSTFVLISQNRMQASADRRAELNLHIDLLAEHEVTRIITLLTAIGDKLGVEESRNPELEELTKDVKPEKVLDTMDRVEQEKKEE; encoded by the coding sequence ATGCGAGAGTCCGATTCCGACCAGTCCATGGCTTCCGTGGTCAACCGCAACATCGCGGCGCTCCTGGAGCGGCGCCAGGCCGAGGAGCGCACCAAGAGCGCGCAGGAACGGCTGGCGGACGCCATCACCTCCTTCACCGGGAGCATGCCCTTCGTCTACATCCACCTGGTCCTCTTCGGGGGATGGATACTGGTCAACCTGGGCTGGATCACCATCCTCCCCCGCTTCGACCCCACCTTCGTCGTTCTCGCCATGTTCGCCTCGGTCGAGGCGATCTTTCTTTCCACCTTCGTCCTCATCAGCCAAAACCGCATGCAGGCCTCCGCGGACCGGCGCGCCGAGCTGAACCTGCACATCGACCTGCTGGCGGAGCACGAGGTCACGAGGATCATTACCCTTTTGACCGCGATCGGGGACAAACTCGGAGTCGAGGAGTCCAGGAACCCGGAACTCGAGGAGCTGACCAAGGATGTCAAGCCCGAGAAGGTGCTCGACACCATGGACCGGGTCGAACAGGAGAAGAAAGAAGAGTAA
- a CDS encoding ABC transporter ATP-binding protein — MDIEDFGFTYPGSTEPSLSGISASVRRGEFVCLTGDSGCGKSTLLMGIMGLLPRGSRLGTIRVAPSAAAGSAPAAGIVFQTAESQILCSTVAEEIAFGPENFCVPADEIALRVREGLHEVGLTGEERRSVERFSAGQKQRLAVASVLSMRPGLLLLDEPTSQLDVQGKEELVAVFTELKRRGHTIVMAEHDPRPFDGLVDRYLKLERGRLVGSDRVPPDPVRYRPKAFLLPYSSSLYGTRPVLDVQGVELSYPETGAVLKKAQLRVSRGERVHLFGRNGAGKSSLLRCLAGLMTPDAGRVWVAGKESPRPGDLRGQVGVLFQNPARQLFAETVREEVAFTLERLAYPVEEVDRIVAEALSFCGIAHLAERAPLTLSFGEQHRVALAAVVAPRPALLLLDEPFAGLDFPQRLSLLAILARMPIRYGTTVFIASHDELPDRRWADRSLTLQGGVIAETAP; from the coding sequence TTGGACATAGAGGATTTCGGCTTCACCTATCCCGGCTCCACGGAACCGAGCCTCTCCGGGATCAGCGCCTCTGTGCGGCGCGGGGAGTTCGTCTGCCTGACCGGGGATTCCGGCTGCGGCAAGAGCACGCTGCTCATGGGGATCATGGGGCTGCTGCCGCGCGGCTCGCGGCTTGGTACCATCCGGGTCGCCCCTTCGGCCGCGGCGGGCAGCGCCCCGGCGGCGGGAATCGTGTTCCAGACCGCCGAGTCGCAGATCCTGTGCTCCACGGTCGCCGAGGAAATCGCATTCGGGCCGGAGAACTTTTGCGTGCCGGCCGACGAGATCGCGCTGCGGGTCCGGGAGGGGCTGCACGAGGTCGGGCTGACCGGGGAGGAGCGGCGCAGCGTGGAGCGCTTTTCGGCGGGGCAGAAGCAGCGGCTCGCGGTGGCCTCGGTCCTCTCCATGCGGCCGGGGCTCCTCTTGCTGGACGAGCCGACCTCACAGCTCGACGTGCAGGGGAAAGAGGAACTGGTGGCGGTCTTCACGGAGCTCAAGCGCAGGGGGCACACCATCGTGATGGCGGAGCACGACCCACGCCCTTTCGACGGGCTGGTGGACCGCTACCTGAAGCTGGAGCGGGGACGCCTCGTGGGGAGCGATCGGGTCCCCCCTGACCCGGTACGCTATCGCCCCAAGGCGTTCCTGCTCCCCTACTCGTCCTCGCTCTACGGCACCCGGCCGGTGCTCGACGTGCAGGGGGTGGAGCTTTCCTATCCGGAAACGGGGGCGGTGCTGAAAAAGGCACAGCTGCGGGTGAGCCGCGGGGAGCGGGTGCATCTCTTCGGTCGCAACGGGGCCGGCAAGTCCAGTCTGTTGCGCTGTCTGGCCGGGCTGATGACGCCGGATGCCGGCAGGGTCTGGGTCGCCGGCAAGGAAAGCCCCCGGCCCGGCGACCTGCGCGGGCAGGTCGGGGTGCTGTTCCAGAACCCGGCGCGCCAGCTTTTCGCGGAGACGGTGCGCGAGGAGGTGGCCTTCACGCTGGAACGGCTGGCCTACCCGGTCGAGGAGGTCGACCGCATCGTCGCCGAGGCGCTTTCCTTCTGCGGTATCGCCCACCTCGCGGAGCGGGCGCCGCTCACGCTCTCGTTCGGCGAGCAGCATCGCGTGGCGCTGGCAGCGGTGGTGGCGCCGCGTCCCGCCCTTTTGCTCCTCGACGAGCCTTTCGCCGGGCTTGACTTCCCGCAGCGGCTGAGCCTTTTGGCCATCCTGGCCCGCATGCCGATCCGCTACGGCACCACGGTCTTCATAGCCTCGCACGACGAGCTGCCCGACCGGCGCTGGGCCGACCGCAGTCTCACGCTGCAGGGAGGGGTGATTGCAGAAACGGCTCCCTAA
- a CDS encoding energy-coupling factor transporter transmembrane component T family protein yields MQKRLPKLRTSLRSCEYACQFAAHDSPVHRLGAGWKLLFGMVLSALAAGGRNPVTLSVLVAAALAYYLAARLTLADLWRDVRLFAYQAALVIPLYCLIDGVEKGLWPGVRISTQIVLFYLPGAVFLRTTRTSEAMAGLRRIVPYRLAFLVFVSVRFVPVFFRELEDIVALQRMRGARLSPREQLDPRNWPDLFNCLVLPLMVRALKTADEVSRSAEARGFGLYPQRTYLDVSLVAPAAPGEGAGRGDGRQTAASAENF; encoded by the coding sequence TTGCAGAAACGGCTCCCTAAGCTGCGCACCTCGCTGAGAAGCTGCGAGTACGCGTGCCAGTTCGCGGCCCACGACTCGCCGGTGCACCGCCTCGGTGCCGGGTGGAAGCTCCTCTTTGGCATGGTGCTGAGCGCGCTCGCGGCAGGCGGACGCAATCCCGTGACGCTCTCGGTACTGGTCGCAGCGGCGCTGGCTTACTACCTTGCGGCCCGGCTCACCCTCGCCGACCTGTGGCGTGACGTGCGCCTGTTTGCCTACCAGGCGGCCCTGGTCATCCCGCTCTACTGCCTGATCGACGGCGTGGAAAAGGGGCTGTGGCCCGGGGTGCGCATCTCGACGCAGATCGTGCTCTTTTACCTCCCCGGCGCCGTCTTCCTGCGCACCACGCGAACCTCGGAGGCGATGGCGGGGCTGCGACGGATCGTCCCCTACCGGCTCGCCTTCCTGGTGTTCGTGAGCGTCAGGTTCGTCCCGGTGTTCTTTCGCGAGCTCGAGGACATAGTGGCGCTGCAGCGCATGCGCGGGGCACGCCTCTCTCCGCGCGAGCAGCTCGATCCCCGGAACTGGCCGGATCTCTTCAACTGCCTGGTGCTGCCGCTCATGGTCCGGGCGCTGAAGACCGCCGACGAGGTGTCCCGATCCGCGGAGGCGCGAGGTTTCGGCCTGTACCCGCAGCGGACCTACCTCGACGTCTCCCTCGTGGCTCCTGCCGCCCCTGGGGAGGGAGCAGGGCG